The genomic DNA TCCGTTTTTTACGTTCATTCCGGGCGGGATACGCCTGATTTTTGCATATATTGTTTTATTCTTCTTAAAATAACTTTTTTTATCTGTAAAAGATGAGTTAGGAACAATAATTGTGAAATTGGTTCCTGCGGATATATGTTGTGTGGCAGGGCCGGTTTTATGAACTATTTTCATTCTGCAGAAAAGAACGGTATTGCCTTTGTTCTGTCTAACCTCAGTAATTGTAAAATGTGCCAATGAGACACCAGGTGCCAGATTTTTTGCAGGCTGATGTATTGCGCGGGCAGCAGGAGCAGGGGGCGGGATTTTTTTCTTTGTACATATAGAACATCTCATTAATAATATTGAAATAGTAACGGCAAAAATGATCGGGAGAATGCGTTTTGTTGCGACCATAACAATTTCTCCTTATATAAATTAAAGGGATTGGAAGGCATTGCTTTAAATTTACGGCAGGAGCTGAAAGTTTTTCAAGTCCGTAAAAAAATATTATTAAATTCGACCCTCAATTGTCTGTATTTATTATTTTTTGAATGTAAGAGTATTTTATTTTATAATCAAGTTTTTTCTTGCGTTGTATAATGAAATTTCTTATCTTACTGTCCGCAATAGGTTGAGTTAATGTAAAGGAGTTATCAGGTGAAAAAGGGTATTCATCCGGAATATAAAGAGGCAACTATAACATGTGCATGCGGCAATGTAATTCACACAAGAACAACAGTAGGTGATATCAGAATTGAAATCTGCTCTGCATGCCATCCGTTTTACACAGGTAAACAGAAACTTGTAGATACAGCCGGAAGAGTTGAAAAATACATGCGTAAATACAGATCAAAAGATACTGGTTCCGACAAGAAGAAAGAAGAAAAGGCCTCATAGAAGAAAATAATATTTTTTAAGCGGAATGCGGGTATGTTGTAGTCGTATTCCGTTTTTTATTTTGTATCTTATTAATAATAAGGAAGCTATGTCAGAGAATAAAAAGGTTAATGTCGGAGGCCAGGCAGTTATTGAAGGTGTTATGATGCGCTCTCCGGAAGCTGTTTCAATTGCAGTAAGAAGGCCTGACGGTAAAATAGCCCTGAAGCGGCATGAGTATAAGGGGTTTACAAAACGTCATAAATTTTTTAATCTTCCGTTTATCCGCGGCGGAGTCATTCTTATTGAATCAATGGTATGGGGAATTAAGGCACTTAATTTTTCCAGCGATGTTGCAATGAGAGAGGAGGGTAAACCTGAAGAAAAAGGCATGTCTTCCTTAATGCTTGCATTGACTGTGATTTTTGCCCTGACTGCAGGAATGGGGCTTTTCTTTTTTGTCCCTCTTTTAATTGCAGAAGCAACCGGTGTAGAGAACGGAATTGTATTTAATGTTATTGATGGAGTTATCAGGTTGTTGATTTTTTTGGGATATCTCAGCCTGATCAGTTTGTGGAAAGAGATACGCCGTATTTTTGAATATCACGGAGCTGAGCACAAGTCTATTTTTGCTTTTGAATCCGGCTCTCCTCTTACAATTGCAGGAGCAAAACCTTTTAAAACTTTTCATCCGAGATGCGGAACGAGTTTTCTTCTCATTGTTGTCATAGTTTCCGTAATTGTGTTTGCATTTACAGGCAGGCCCCATACAATGGCTGACAGGCTTATAAGATTTTTGCTTATACCTTTAATCGGCGGGATTTCATATGAAATTATTAAACTTTCCGATTCAAAATACGGAAAGAAGATTGCAGGATTTTTAACATCTCCGGGTTTGTGGCTGCAGAGAATTACAACAAAAGAACCGGATGATTCCCAGCTTGAAATAGGTATTGTAGCTTTGAAAAGTTCTCTGAATCTGAAGCAGGATGATAATCTTGACATTGTTTATGAATGATCTGAAAACAGGGCATATCGTACATGGAAAATAATTCTATAATTGATAAAATTTCCCGGGTTAAAGATAGAGAGAAGGAATTAGAAGAGCTTCTTCAGGATGCTTCTGTTCTGAAAAACAATGAGAAACTTGCGGATGTTACAAGGGAATATAAAAAGTGCAGAACTATAACCGGCAAGGGATCTGATTACAGAAATATCCTGGAGACGATTGAAGAAGACCGGAAAATACTGGAAAATTCATCGGATCAGGAATTAAAAGAGATGGCCAAGGAAGAGCTTGATGCAAGCGAAAAGAGCAGGGAAAAACTTGAGCAGGAAATCAAAGTCCTCTTACTTCCTACAGATAAAAAAGATACCAAAAATGCAATAATGGAAATACGCGCTGGTTCCGGGGGAGAAGAAGCAGCTCTTTTTGCAGGCGACCTTTATAGAATGTATTCAAAATTTATTGAGCTTAAAGGGTGGTCTAAGGAGATTCTAAGTTCAAATCCTACTGAGCTTGGCGGATTTAAAGAAGTGATATTTTCAGTGCACGGTGAAGGCGCATACGGCGAGCTGAAGTATGAGAGCGGTGTTCACAGAGTGCAGAGGGTTCCCACAACAGAAACCAGCGGGAGGATCCATACTTCGGCAGCTTCTGTTGTAGTGCTGCCTGAGGCCGAAGATGTTGATATTGAGCTGAAGCAGAATGAGCTGAGAGTTGATGTGTACAGATCTTCAGGGCCCGGAGGGCAGAGTGTTAATACAACAGATTCTGCAGTTCGTATCACTCATGTACCTACAGGTCTTGTTGTTACGTGCCAGGATGAAAAGTCTCAGCATAAAAATAAAGCCAAGGCCTTAAAGGTGCTGCGAGCTCGCCTTT from bacterium includes the following:
- the rpmE gene encoding 50S ribosomal protein L31; translated protein: MKKGIHPEYKEATITCACGNVIHTRTTVGDIRIEICSACHPFYTGKQKLVDTAGRVEKYMRKYRSKDTGSDKKKEEKAS
- a CDS encoding DUF1385 domain-containing protein, encoding MSENKKVNVGGQAVIEGVMMRSPEAVSIAVRRPDGKIALKRHEYKGFTKRHKFFNLPFIRGGVILIESMVWGIKALNFSSDVAMREEGKPEEKGMSSLMLALTVIFALTAGMGLFFFVPLLIAEATGVENGIVFNVIDGVIRLLIFLGYLSLISLWKEIRRIFEYHGAEHKSIFAFESGSPLTIAGAKPFKTFHPRCGTSFLLIVVIVSVIVFAFTGRPHTMADRLIRFLLIPLIGGISYEIIKLSDSKYGKKIAGFLTSPGLWLQRITTKEPDDSQLEIGIVALKSSLNLKQDDNLDIVYE
- the prfA gene encoding peptide chain release factor 1: MIDKISRVKDREKELEELLQDASVLKNNEKLADVTREYKKCRTITGKGSDYRNILETIEEDRKILENSSDQELKEMAKEELDASEKSREKLEQEIKVLLLPTDKKDTKNAIMEIRAGSGGEEAALFAGDLYRMYSKFIELKGWSKEILSSNPTELGGFKEVIFSVHGEGAYGELKYESGVHRVQRVPTTETSGRIHTSAASVVVLPEAEDVDIELKQNELRVDVYRSSGPGGQSVNTTDSAVRITHVPTGLVVTCQDEKSQHKNKAKALKVLRARLYDMKHKEEEAKLAASRRSMIGSGDRSAKIRTFNFPQGRVTDHRINLTLYRLQEILSGDLNELIDHLKIAEQDEMLKEV